Proteins encoded together in one Benincasa hispida cultivar B227 chromosome 1, ASM972705v1, whole genome shotgun sequence window:
- the LOC120089326 gene encoding monothiol glutaredoxin-S15, mitochondrial, protein MAKSLSNLLFKGLAGLPATRTSRIVVPGLNYQHGMRYSTTVPNEPDTHDDFKPTNKLESSGLSLRDVVEQDVRQNPVMIYMKGVPDVPQCGFSALAVRVLKLYNVPLSARNILEDAELKSAVKSFSNWPTFPQIFIKGEFIGGSDIILNLHQSGELKEKLDDIAAKKTE, encoded by the exons ATGGCGAAGTCATTATCAAACTTACTCTTCAAGGGCTTGGCAGGTCTGCCTGCTACTCGCACTAGCAGAATA GTGGTGCCTGGGTTAAATTACCAGCATGGAATGAGATACTCAACGACAGTACCTAATGAACCTGATACCCACGACGATTTCAAGCCTACTAATAAACTTGAGAGTTCTGGCCTTTCTTTGAGAGATGTTGTTGAACAG GATGTACGACAAAATCCTGTGATGATTTACATGAAAGGGGTGCCAGATGTTCCTCAATGTGGATTTAGCGCTCTTGCTGTTAGAGTGTTGAAGTTATATA ATGTACCTTTGAGTGCTAGAAACATCTTGGAAGACGCCGAGCTTAAAAGTGCTGTGAAATCCTTCAG CAATTGGCCAACATTTCCACAGATATTCATAAAAGGAGAGTTTATTGGAGGATCTGATATCATACTCAATCTGCATCAG TCTGGAGAATTGAAGGAAAAGCTCGATGATATTGCAGCCAAGAAGACTGAATAG